The following are encoded in a window of Rhodopirellula islandica genomic DNA:
- the greA gene encoding transcription elongation factor GreA, with protein sequence MVELVPMTREGYNKIKAEINRMENEEMPMIVQKIAEAREEGDLKENAEYHAQRENQGMLMAKINELRDKIARASIIDVSSLPKDEVVFGCTVTVEDVAYGDEEQFTLVGAGDEDYDSGKILVTSPFGQGLVGKKVGEVAEVDVPAGKLKFKILKIEFNL encoded by the coding sequence ATGGTCGAATTGGTGCCAATGACCCGAGAGGGCTACAACAAGATCAAGGCCGAGATCAATCGCATGGAAAACGAAGAAATGCCGATGATCGTGCAGAAAATCGCAGAGGCTCGCGAAGAAGGTGACTTGAAAGAGAACGCGGAGTATCACGCTCAGCGCGAGAACCAGGGCATGTTGATGGCGAAGATCAACGAACTCCGCGACAAGATCGCGCGTGCGTCGATCATTGATGTCTCGTCGTTGCCCAAAGACGAAGTTGTGTTTGGCTGCACCGTGACGGTGGAAGACGTCGCCTATGGTGACGAAGAACAGTTCACCTTGGTGGGCGCTGGCGATGAAGATTACGACAGCGGCAAGATTCTGGTGACCAGTCCGTTCGGCCAAGGCTTGGTCGGCAAGAAGGTTGGCGAAGTGGCTGAGGTCGATGTGCCGGCCGGAAAGTTGAAATTCAAAATCCTGAAGATTGAATTCAACCTGTGA
- a CDS encoding DNA gyrase inhibitor YacG — protein sequence MQPPVKVNCPTCHRRFLSDETPAMPFCSERCQLIDLGRWMNEEIGLPHEGEPGDAPVEYLDDRDSSQPSPERHMGQSYRFED from the coding sequence ATGCAGCCGCCTGTCAAAGTCAATTGCCCCACGTGCCATCGCCGTTTTCTTTCAGATGAGACGCCTGCGATGCCATTTTGTTCCGAGCGGTGCCAGCTGATTGATTTGGGCCGCTGGATGAACGAGGAGATTGGATTGCCGCATGAAGGTGAGCCTGGCGATGCGCCGGTGGAATACTTGGACGACCGTGATTCGTCTCAGCCCAGCCCGGAACGGCACATGGGGCAGTCGTATCGATTTGAGGATTGA
- a CDS encoding DUF1559 family PulG-like putative transporter, translating to MKTKPSGFTLVELLVVIAIIGILMGLLIPAVNAARETARRNQCSTQIKNLSLAAIQYANSKGELPGYVQSFGRHDSYIDPSDPSNSGAALAPHMKIGTWAVALLPWLDAQPTYEHWSEDRYPILHTNVSGAEHEATSGASGDGFHSLAAPNLALMQCPSNPVAVGDYAKNSYIANNGLCHTTGPSGFLAAPSGSSVFGESQDRANGVFNCKYNVTSINSRGDGVHEYEGPKVRLDDFKDGAGNTMLFAESVQALPWSRAGFINASNVTLADPAHNDVVFSVENARYVHGMVWHYADPKNSDAALASFWNKNGNAGPQVPNAVLSFYKINGGGTSVSDEIFNLQMSTGNAAQLARPSSAHVDGVNVAMADGGTRFIPDNIDYRAYQALLTPRGKSSNVPFPEYVYSDEEN from the coding sequence ATGAAAACCAAACCGTCCGGTTTCACTCTCGTCGAATTGTTGGTGGTGATTGCCATCATCGGCATCTTGATGGGACTGCTGATTCCTGCTGTCAACGCAGCACGGGAAACCGCCCGCCGCAATCAATGCAGCACCCAAATCAAGAACCTTTCTCTGGCGGCAATCCAATACGCGAACTCCAAGGGCGAACTGCCCGGTTATGTTCAAAGCTTCGGCCGTCACGACAGCTACATCGATCCATCGGATCCAAGTAACTCGGGTGCCGCACTCGCTCCTCACATGAAGATCGGGACTTGGGCAGTTGCATTGTTGCCATGGCTCGACGCACAACCCACTTACGAGCATTGGAGTGAGGATCGTTACCCGATCCTTCACACCAATGTGTCTGGTGCTGAGCATGAAGCCACCAGCGGTGCTTCTGGCGATGGTTTTCACTCGTTGGCCGCTCCTAACCTGGCGCTGATGCAGTGCCCTAGCAATCCCGTTGCTGTTGGTGACTACGCGAAGAACAGCTACATCGCTAACAACGGCCTGTGCCATACGACTGGCCCATCGGGTTTCTTGGCCGCTCCTTCTGGATCGAGCGTTTTCGGTGAGTCTCAGGACCGAGCCAACGGCGTATTCAATTGCAAGTACAACGTGACGAGCATCAACTCGCGCGGCGATGGCGTTCATGAGTACGAAGGTCCCAAGGTTCGTTTGGACGACTTCAAAGACGGTGCTGGTAACACCATGCTGTTCGCCGAAAGCGTTCAAGCCCTTCCTTGGAGTCGTGCTGGATTCATCAACGCCAGCAACGTGACTCTGGCTGATCCAGCTCACAACGACGTTGTGTTTTCGGTTGAAAATGCTCGTTATGTTCACGGGATGGTTTGGCACTACGCTGACCCGAAGAACTCGGATGCCGCCTTGGCTTCTTTCTGGAACAAAAACGGAAATGCCGGTCCTCAGGTTCCAAATGCTGTCTTGAGCTTCTACAAAATCAATGGCGGCGGAACATCGGTCTCCGACGAGATTTTCAATCTTCAGATGTCGACCGGCAACGCAGCCCAGCTTGCTCGTCCTTCGTCGGCTCACGTCGACGGTGTCAACGTTGCCATGGCAGACGGTGGGACTCGGTTCATTCCAGACAACATCGACTATCGTGCTTACCAAGCGTTGCTGACACCTCGTGGCAAGAGCAGCAATGTTCCGTTCCCCGAGTACGTCTACAGCGACGAAGAAAACTAA
- a CDS encoding UbiX family flavin prenyltransferase, protein MSDGPKRRRRIVLAITGASGAPIAVRLLQIMRRDPNVEVHLTISPSGAAVLQQEMGLQLNLRAINLNELLGCVPAWASEPAPQFDPIDSGGDDRLHYHQHDDYMTPIASGSFLTDAMVLCPCSGSTLSGVARSAASNLIQRAAEVHLKEHRKLVVVPRETPMSVLQIENMHRLAAAGAVILPAMPGWYHDVQRLEDLVDFVVARIMDQIGLDNGLIQRWKDA, encoded by the coding sequence ATGAGCGACGGACCGAAACGTCGACGACGGATCGTTCTGGCGATCACGGGAGCCTCCGGCGCCCCGATCGCGGTTCGACTGCTGCAAATCATGCGGCGGGACCCCAACGTCGAGGTGCATCTGACAATCAGCCCCAGTGGCGCGGCGGTGCTGCAACAAGAGATGGGACTGCAATTGAACCTGCGTGCGATCAACCTGAATGAATTGCTCGGCTGCGTTCCTGCGTGGGCCAGCGAACCAGCCCCGCAGTTCGACCCGATCGATTCCGGCGGCGATGACCGCCTGCACTATCACCAACACGATGACTACATGACGCCCATCGCCAGTGGGTCGTTCCTGACCGATGCCATGGTGCTCTGCCCATGCAGCGGCAGCACCTTGTCAGGCGTGGCCAGATCCGCCGCGTCAAACCTGATCCAACGCGCCGCCGAAGTGCACCTGAAAGAACACCGCAAACTGGTCGTCGTGCCGCGAGAAACCCCGATGAGCGTCCTGCAAATTGAGAACATGCATCGGCTGGCTGCCGCCGGCGCTGTGATCTTGCCCGCCATGCCGGGCTGGTATCACGACGTCCAACGACTCGAGGACTTGGTTGATTTCGTCGTCGCCCGCATCATGGACCAAATCGGGCTGGACAACGGGTTGATCCAACGCTGGAAGGACGCCTGA
- a CDS encoding OmpA/MotB family protein translates to MNVLRQRSETAFLAVTLLWACVATGCSQNPYLAGGGTSVWQPPPSTTAVNGIQAQVSELNRRVQLLDDNNRQLTTQLAQSEQQAQVYRDELNLVRKQLSDTTQQYESARIVAQDAQTQARSFQASAQMRGGATIRANTNLNQMAGRLNLGGLKVEQDGEVLRVILPSDQLFAQGTGQLQPSAGSVLDPTAAQIRAVFPRQRIGIEGYTDNAPVYGGAAGSAHQLTSAQTSAVLDWLTRRSGMPAQQLFTVAQGSNNPRQDNATPAGRAANRRVELVIYPESF, encoded by the coding sequence ATGAACGTTCTGCGTCAACGCTCCGAAACAGCTTTCCTCGCGGTCACACTTTTGTGGGCCTGCGTTGCGACCGGCTGCTCGCAAAACCCGTACTTGGCGGGCGGGGGCACCTCCGTGTGGCAACCACCACCGAGCACCACCGCGGTCAATGGTATCCAAGCCCAGGTCTCCGAACTGAACCGACGTGTTCAGCTCCTCGACGACAACAATCGCCAGCTCACCACTCAGTTGGCACAAAGCGAACAGCAAGCCCAGGTTTACCGTGACGAACTGAATTTGGTTCGCAAGCAATTGTCCGACACAACGCAGCAGTACGAGTCCGCTCGCATTGTTGCTCAAGACGCACAAACGCAAGCACGGAGTTTCCAGGCGTCCGCTCAGATGCGTGGCGGGGCGACGATTCGCGCCAACACGAACCTCAACCAGATGGCGGGGCGTTTGAACCTCGGTGGTTTGAAGGTGGAGCAAGACGGCGAAGTCCTCCGAGTCATTTTGCCAAGCGACCAATTGTTTGCTCAAGGAACCGGGCAACTTCAACCTTCCGCCGGATCGGTCTTGGACCCCACCGCGGCTCAGATTCGGGCGGTGTTCCCTCGCCAGCGAATCGGCATCGAAGGTTACACCGACAATGCACCGGTGTATGGAGGAGCCGCAGGCAGTGCTCATCAGCTCACCTCCGCTCAAACGAGTGCGGTGCTGGATTGGCTGACTCGTCGGAGCGGCATGCCTGCTCAGCAGTTGTTCACCGTCGCTCAGGGTTCCAACAACCCACGTCAAGACAACGCGACTCCCGCTGGACGTGCCGCGAATCGCCGCGTCGAACTGGTGATCTACCCGGAGTCGTTCTGA
- a CDS encoding DUF1552 domain-containing protein, with protein MLIRTKRARLSRRRLLRGLSQGSAIGISLPWLHAMAGEPADDSTPAVDENGKVKPLDRPPVRAAFLFMPNGVNPANWTPEVKENSDQFDLTPMLKPLADVRDEVLLLENLHHPNVNMRNGHWPKVPAFLSGGFVLRTSGRDMDTGSMSADQFIASKLGSHTPLPSLELGVDSAYTGVDNVGGGFTRIYGSHIAWRDRHTPLPNEIVPQLAFDRLFRGGAASPPVSGLNLHDPQIAKSLQRDTTSVLDIVLEDARGLSRQLGSEDRAKLDEYLQSVRSVEQRIEASMKPQRRWINEGKIDVPRPGPGLPEQHIEHVRLMMDIMVLAFWTDSTRVATFMMGNAQTGRNFSFLDGVNSSFHGISHHRNEADRIAEYERIGTWHIEQYAYLIDRMRSLKEGDTTLLDNSMVMFGSTIRDGNKHDIENLPLLMAGRGGGAIRTGRRLITPEKSRLCNLYVSMFNAMGIEAEQFGTSDGKVDLS; from the coding sequence ATGCTGATTCGAACCAAGCGAGCCCGCCTGTCACGACGTCGCCTGTTGCGTGGACTGTCGCAAGGCTCCGCGATCGGGATCAGCCTGCCCTGGCTGCATGCGATGGCCGGCGAGCCCGCAGATGATTCCACGCCAGCAGTGGACGAGAACGGCAAAGTCAAACCACTTGATCGGCCTCCCGTTCGCGCCGCGTTCCTGTTCATGCCCAACGGCGTGAACCCCGCGAACTGGACCCCCGAAGTGAAGGAGAACAGCGACCAGTTCGATCTCACCCCAATGCTCAAACCATTGGCAGACGTCCGCGACGAAGTCCTCTTGCTGGAGAATTTGCACCATCCCAACGTGAACATGCGGAATGGTCACTGGCCGAAAGTGCCCGCGTTCTTGTCGGGCGGTTTTGTGCTGCGAACGTCCGGTCGCGACATGGACACCGGAAGCATGTCGGCGGACCAATTCATCGCTTCCAAGCTCGGTTCCCACACGCCGCTTCCTAGTTTGGAATTGGGCGTCGATTCCGCGTACACCGGCGTCGACAATGTCGGTGGCGGTTTCACTCGGATCTACGGATCCCACATCGCCTGGCGTGACCGACACACACCGTTGCCCAACGAGATCGTTCCGCAACTCGCATTCGACCGATTGTTCCGTGGCGGGGCGGCGTCACCGCCCGTCTCCGGACTGAACTTGCATGACCCGCAGATCGCAAAATCACTCCAGCGAGACACAACCAGCGTGCTGGACATCGTCCTCGAAGACGCCCGTGGGTTGTCCCGACAACTCGGCAGTGAAGACCGTGCCAAACTGGACGAATACCTGCAAAGCGTACGCAGTGTCGAGCAACGCATTGAAGCCTCGATGAAGCCCCAACGGCGTTGGATCAACGAAGGCAAGATTGACGTCCCGCGACCTGGACCAGGTTTGCCCGAACAACACATCGAGCACGTTCGCTTGATGATGGACATCATGGTGCTGGCGTTTTGGACCGACTCCACTCGCGTGGCAACGTTCATGATGGGCAACGCTCAAACCGGCAGAAACTTTTCGTTCCTGGACGGCGTGAACAGTTCCTTCCATGGAATCTCACATCACCGCAACGAAGCCGACCGCATCGCTGAATACGAGCGAATCGGAACCTGGCACATCGAGCAATACGCTTACCTGATCGACCGCATGCGATCGCTCAAAGAAGGCGACACAACGCTGCTGGACAACTCGATGGTGATGTTTGGATCGACGATTCGAGACGGCAACAAACACGACATCGAAAACCTGCCGTTGCTGATGGCTGGCCGGGGCGGCGGTGCCATTCGCACCGGTCGGCGCCTGATCACCCCTGAAAAATCACGCTTGTGCAATCTGTATGTTTCGATGTTCAACGCGATGGGAATCGAGGCGGAACAATTCGGAACCAGCGACGGCAAGGTCGACCTGAGCTAA
- the ubiE gene encoding bifunctional demethylmenaquinone methyltransferase/2-methoxy-6-polyprenyl-1,4-benzoquinol methylase UbiE, with the protein MSVPNVDRSHQSNGSANESANPPATVDGLDKSGERVREMFRQIAPRYDAMNHLLSLNIDKWWRRKAVQTLKIEGDAPILDLCCGTGDLAIAIADAAGPDIQVVGSDFCHAMLEIARDKEAARVRDTAGGSGRQTIPFLEADSMALPFDDNAFQCVTVAFGLRNIADTDQGLSEMARVCQPGGQVLVLEFSQPTLPVLKQTYSFYFRHVLPRIGQWMARNDKSAYEYLPESVGKFPCGEALAGRMRDIGLLHVTFRPLTLGVATIYVGEKPGRTTTHAEQAAQREDEALVST; encoded by the coding sequence ATGAGTGTCCCAAACGTAGACCGGTCCCACCAGTCCAATGGTTCGGCGAATGAGTCAGCGAATCCTCCGGCAACGGTCGACGGCTTGGACAAAAGCGGTGAGCGAGTGCGAGAAATGTTTCGCCAGATCGCTCCCAGATACGATGCGATGAACCACCTGCTGTCGTTGAACATCGACAAGTGGTGGCGTCGCAAAGCGGTTCAGACGCTGAAGATCGAAGGCGATGCCCCCATCTTGGATCTGTGCTGCGGCACGGGAGACCTGGCAATCGCGATTGCCGATGCGGCCGGCCCGGACATCCAAGTCGTCGGCAGCGATTTCTGTCACGCGATGCTGGAAATTGCTCGCGACAAGGAAGCCGCTCGAGTGCGCGACACGGCGGGCGGTTCCGGGCGGCAAACGATTCCGTTCTTGGAAGCCGATTCGATGGCTCTGCCCTTCGATGACAACGCGTTCCAGTGCGTGACCGTCGCCTTCGGATTGCGAAACATCGCCGACACCGATCAAGGCTTGTCCGAAATGGCTCGCGTTTGCCAACCCGGTGGGCAAGTCCTGGTGCTGGAGTTCTCGCAGCCAACCCTGCCAGTTCTGAAGCAGACCTACAGCTTTTACTTCCGCCATGTCTTGCCTCGCATCGGCCAGTGGATGGCTCGCAACGACAAGTCCGCTTACGAGTACCTGCCCGAATCGGTGGGCAAATTTCCCTGCGGCGAAGCTCTTGCCGGACGGATGCGTGACATCGGTTTGCTCCATGTCACTTTCCGGCCGCTGACCCTGGGTGTCGCGACGATTTACGTTGGTGAAAAACCAGGCAGGACAACCACGCATGCCGAGCAAGCGGCTCAACGTGAAGACGAAGCCTTGGTGAGCACATGA
- a CDS encoding retropepsin-like aspartic protease family protein yields the protein MIVAFGWLATFPLSKLPAQTLLAEDDPSEQTSADTPQVTRYSASVEAKAEKILQETGLRRSGKSLIANESADIARAMTALSKQRRELTLEQKELNGLLAQVQQINDQIRNLETQDGELNLQLARVAGNDVASNNRIVALINANRTRVGQFRSQRTKTQELANQQRSELNSKEAAYAESVFQIRKDLNTMRVSISEKLEDPKVKIAIQVMNANQGIPASISAEDILQTIELRLAKVEQEVFSESIPLEIERNGSLYVTVSVNNQPVRMVVDSGATLVTLPAEIAKELQIEIPTDAPLLRLVMANGDEISAKRVKLASVRVGQFEAKEVSCAILEPIASRADPMLGMSYLGEFKFEIDATQKSLSMLRVETSP from the coding sequence TTGATCGTGGCCTTCGGTTGGTTGGCGACATTCCCCCTTTCAAAACTACCCGCCCAAACGTTGCTCGCCGAAGACGATCCTTCCGAACAAACGTCAGCCGACACGCCGCAGGTGACTCGCTATTCCGCCAGTGTCGAAGCGAAGGCGGAAAAGATTCTTCAAGAAACGGGCCTCCGGCGCAGCGGTAAATCGCTCATCGCCAATGAGTCCGCTGACATCGCCCGAGCCATGACCGCTCTCTCCAAGCAACGACGTGAATTGACGTTGGAACAAAAAGAACTGAACGGCTTGCTCGCTCAAGTCCAGCAAATCAACGATCAAATTCGCAACTTGGAAACCCAAGACGGTGAACTGAATCTGCAATTGGCTCGCGTCGCTGGAAACGACGTCGCATCCAACAACCGAATCGTCGCCTTGATCAACGCCAACCGAACTCGTGTCGGCCAGTTCCGATCACAGCGAACCAAAACACAAGAACTGGCCAATCAACAGCGTTCGGAGTTGAACTCGAAAGAGGCCGCCTACGCCGAGTCCGTCTTTCAAATTCGCAAGGACTTGAACACCATGCGTGTTTCAATCTCCGAAAAGCTGGAAGACCCCAAGGTCAAAATCGCGATTCAGGTCATGAATGCGAACCAAGGGATCCCGGCATCGATCTCGGCAGAGGACATCTTGCAAACGATCGAACTTCGACTGGCAAAGGTCGAACAAGAGGTTTTCTCGGAATCGATTCCGCTGGAAATTGAACGCAACGGATCCCTGTACGTGACCGTCAGCGTCAACAACCAACCCGTCCGCATGGTCGTCGACAGCGGCGCCACGCTGGTGACATTGCCGGCAGAAATCGCGAAAGAGCTTCAAATCGAAATCCCGACGGATGCTCCGCTGTTGCGTTTGGTGATGGCAAATGGCGATGAGATCTCAGCCAAACGCGTCAAGCTGGCCTCCGTCCGCGTCGGGCAATTCGAAGCCAAAGAGGTGTCGTGTGCGATCTTGGAACCGATCGCGTCCCGCGCTGACCCGATGCTGGGAATGAGCTACCTGGGCGAATTCAAATTTGAAATCGATGCCACTCAGAAGAGCCTGAGCATGCTGCGCGTCGAAACATCGCCCTGA
- a CDS encoding HAD family hydrolase, translating to MRVLLFDIDGTLLTTAGGGNRALRQAIEQEFSVENPDTEISFSGRTDRSLMVELLQRNRVSPTDANCGRLRRRYGSLFGGELRRSGGTLLPGVLPLFQALHLVPNLDIAVMTGNFPETATQKLEYFEIRRWVRWIIGGDLDVHRDDMARRAATWVARRHGDAHQQTIVIGDTPADVLCGRAIGARTLAVSTGEFSREELAPTEPTMLLDDLSDTERVVRFLVDDELSPVLER from the coding sequence GTGCGAGTGCTGCTATTTGACATCGACGGGACGCTTTTGACGACCGCGGGTGGCGGGAATCGAGCGCTCCGGCAAGCGATTGAACAAGAGTTTTCAGTTGAAAATCCAGACACCGAGATCTCATTTTCGGGCCGCACGGACCGCAGTCTGATGGTGGAATTGTTGCAGCGGAACAGGGTTTCGCCGACAGACGCCAATTGCGGTCGGTTGCGACGTCGCTATGGATCCCTGTTTGGGGGTGAGCTGCGTCGCTCGGGAGGCACACTGCTGCCGGGTGTCTTGCCTTTGTTTCAAGCTCTGCATTTGGTCCCGAACCTGGACATTGCTGTCATGACCGGGAATTTCCCTGAGACGGCAACACAGAAACTGGAGTATTTCGAGATTCGTCGCTGGGTTCGCTGGATCATCGGAGGCGACCTGGACGTGCACCGTGACGACATGGCACGGCGAGCGGCGACGTGGGTGGCTCGGCGGCACGGGGACGCTCACCAGCAAACCATCGTGATCGGTGATACGCCGGCGGACGTGTTGTGCGGGCGAGCGATCGGGGCCAGAACGCTGGCCGTCAGCACCGGCGAATTTTCGCGGGAAGAACTGGCACCGACGGAACCCACGATGTTGTTGGACGATTTGTCGGACACCGAGCGAGTCGTCCGGTTCCTGGTCGACGATGAGCTTTCGCCCGTGCTGGAGCGTTGA
- a CDS encoding DUF1592 domain-containing protein: MIAPGLILLLGSLTVSPYCYSDDNAEATDSIVPTPVALTSFEDSVRPLLVTYCGDCHSPDDEEDPVGFLKSMTTDEIQLRREIWSSAAEQLHNRTMPPADVAQPTEAERLQLSQWISHHLTATACDGDEFAGRPVPRRLNRDQYTHAINELTGLDFDFVETFPADGGGGEGFNNNGETLFMPPLLMERYLEVTSAVIDQAIVLKPRVSEFKTLAGAADARHSLLSSTAETFGLWIRLPPDAPEQTHVQVRVDGIVAGTLAPNDRRDGQHWMTVSLPKGQHVIAVRTSLADADATDANATGSNAPPIEQVRLLQLPRVEYRKGQQVERDRQKISEIVREFASQNAKTPIDQLQQNFSREFTQHGGDSLQKRLSATAKILGLSPDQDALTHALSREDAKTALSRFARKAWRRPIESSTIDRWMLLFDHVVKRGETPRAALQLALQAVLTSPHFLYISEADDDASGIHPISDLELATRLSFFLWYSLPDERLLKLAEQNELSVPQTLHEEVNRMLADPRSKRFADAFASQWLGTTAVGNTVIPDTSFFKPAYNDELVRDLREQVGQTMAWMIRENRPVTDWIDSNTVVVNHRLAKHYGMDQTAQKWNGDKNDFLPIETDNDPESSRRAGALGLGAVHMLTSYSRRTSPVLRGAWVLETIFGTRVPAPPPDVPSLPGGEKESGKTTVRERLEQHRENPTCAACHDLIDPIGFALENFDVIGRWRDRERGPESEAAWQEKAKKHPEKLKSLPEIDSSGRMPSGETFDGVDELRAVLMARQEAFLDEYIRRMLGFALARSLEEADACTIDSIRNRLLENDLQTRELIHAIIQSVPFQNRG, translated from the coding sequence ATGATCGCGCCGGGACTGATCCTTTTGCTTGGCTCGCTCACTGTCTCTCCGTATTGCTACAGCGATGACAATGCCGAAGCAACAGATTCAATCGTCCCAACCCCCGTCGCCCTGACCTCGTTCGAAGACAGCGTTCGCCCGCTGTTGGTCACCTACTGCGGTGATTGCCATTCACCCGATGACGAAGAAGACCCGGTGGGCTTTTTAAAATCGATGACGACGGACGAGATTCAACTTCGCCGCGAGATCTGGTCGAGCGCCGCCGAGCAACTGCACAACCGAACGATGCCGCCTGCCGACGTGGCTCAACCCACCGAAGCAGAACGCCTGCAACTGTCTCAGTGGATCAGCCATCACCTGACCGCCACCGCGTGCGATGGAGACGAGTTCGCCGGGCGTCCGGTCCCACGCCGATTGAACCGAGACCAATACACACACGCGATCAACGAACTGACTGGTCTGGACTTTGATTTCGTCGAAACCTTCCCAGCCGACGGTGGCGGTGGCGAAGGCTTCAACAACAATGGCGAAACACTCTTCATGCCGCCCCTGTTGATGGAACGGTACCTGGAGGTTACGTCCGCTGTCATCGACCAAGCCATCGTGCTGAAGCCACGCGTCAGTGAATTCAAAACGCTTGCCGGCGCAGCCGACGCAAGGCATTCGTTGCTGAGCAGCACCGCCGAAACATTCGGGCTGTGGATCCGCTTGCCTCCGGATGCCCCCGAACAGACGCACGTCCAGGTTCGAGTCGACGGCATCGTCGCCGGAACACTGGCACCAAACGATCGACGCGATGGCCAGCACTGGATGACCGTCTCATTGCCAAAGGGACAACACGTCATTGCAGTCCGCACTTCACTCGCGGATGCAGATGCCACCGATGCAAATGCAACTGGCTCGAATGCACCACCGATCGAACAAGTCCGCCTGCTGCAGTTGCCTCGCGTGGAGTATCGCAAAGGCCAACAAGTCGAACGCGATCGACAAAAGATCTCCGAGATCGTTCGCGAATTCGCGAGCCAAAACGCGAAGACTCCCATCGATCAACTCCAGCAAAATTTCTCTCGTGAGTTCACCCAGCACGGCGGCGACTCGCTGCAGAAGCGATTGTCCGCCACCGCAAAAATCTTGGGGCTCTCGCCCGACCAAGATGCGCTCACACACGCCTTGTCGCGTGAAGATGCCAAGACGGCATTGTCACGGTTTGCCCGGAAGGCCTGGCGTCGCCCGATTGAGTCGTCCACGATCGATCGATGGATGCTCTTGTTCGATCATGTGGTCAAGCGTGGTGAAACACCACGGGCGGCCTTGCAGTTGGCCCTGCAAGCCGTTTTGACATCGCCTCATTTTCTTTACATCAGCGAAGCGGACGACGACGCGTCAGGCATCCATCCGATTTCGGACCTGGAACTCGCAACTCGGCTCTCGTTCTTCCTGTGGTACTCGCTGCCAGACGAGCGTCTGTTGAAACTGGCCGAACAAAATGAATTGAGTGTCCCCCAAACGCTTCACGAAGAAGTGAACCGAATGCTCGCTGACCCGCGATCGAAACGTTTCGCTGATGCCTTCGCAAGCCAATGGCTCGGAACGACGGCCGTCGGCAACACAGTCATCCCTGACACCAGCTTCTTCAAACCGGCCTACAACGATGAATTGGTCCGCGATCTTCGCGAACAGGTCGGACAAACCATGGCTTGGATGATTCGCGAAAATCGGCCGGTCACCGATTGGATTGATTCCAACACGGTCGTCGTCAACCATCGACTGGCGAAACACTATGGCATGGATCAAACCGCCCAGAAATGGAACGGCGACAAGAACGACTTCTTGCCCATCGAAACCGACAACGATCCCGAGTCATCGCGACGCGCCGGCGCATTGGGCCTGGGAGCCGTTCACATGCTGACCAGTTATTCGCGAAGGACCAGCCCTGTTCTTCGTGGAGCTTGGGTCTTGGAAACCATCTTTGGAACTCGAGTTCCCGCCCCTCCGCCGGACGTGCCATCGCTGCCCGGCGGTGAAAAGGAATCTGGCAAAACCACCGTCCGCGAGAGACTGGAACAACACCGTGAGAACCCCACCTGCGCAGCTTGTCACGATTTGATTGACCCAATTGGATTCGCTCTCGAAAACTTCGATGTGATCGGCCGTTGGCGTGATCGAGAACGTGGTCCCGAGAGCGAAGCAGCCTGGCAAGAGAAGGCGAAGAAGCATCCAGAAAAGCTGAAGAGCCTTCCCGAAATTGACAGTTCCGGCCGAATGCCAAGCGGTGAAACGTTTGACGGTGTCGATGAACTGAGGGCGGTGTTGATGGCTCGCCAAGAGGCTTTCCTGGACGAGTACATTCGCCGCATGCTTGGGTTCGCACTGGCACGCAGCCTGGAAGAAGCCGACGCCTGCACCATCGACTCCATTCGCAATCGATTGCTCGAGAACGATCTGCAAACTCGCGAATTGATTCACGCCATCATCCAAAGCGTTCCCTTTCAAAACCGAGGCTAG